The following are encoded in a window of Vicia villosa cultivar HV-30 ecotype Madison, WI unplaced genomic scaffold, Vvil1.0 ctg.001188F_1_1, whole genome shotgun sequence genomic DNA:
- the LOC131633891 gene encoding probable transcription factor At1g44810 — MAPPKRLRISPLDDPPTASSSSDDDQPPSSKKPEDEVVDEEEDSEEETDQNEEDDKDEDEGSSSEEEQVQPPSNNPPPSTPISNPKPDSGSESESGAESDSEQEPTPPNAKVKPPVPARSGTKRANENGSKPAKKKTTGAGGGSENEADGDGDLKMTGEDSKKMNQRVFTEGDEIAILKGLADFISKTGKDPMKELVGFHSFVKKSIHGDVTTEQLKRKVRGLKMKFKDGGSFTKEHDKKAFELSKKVWGNTEGNNNVGNEGEENGKVNEKTPKSTKKEAPVRNNGSAKKEKVVNGAGKDEGGVDRSLALSEMCRFGEAPGLSLLNMNAMERGIGLLEESMVDEFNEGWRKVQIAEMELFVARGQLITDQARIALDALKKTR, encoded by the coding sequence ATGGCACCACCAAAGCGACTCCGCATCTCTCCGCTCGACGATCCACCCACCGCCTCCTCTTCCTCCGATGACGACCAACCACCTTCCTCCAAAAAGCCAGAAGATGAAGTAGtcgatgaagaagaagattcagaagaagaaactgatcagaatgaagaagatgataaagatgaagatgaaggttcTTCATCCGAAGAAGAACAAGTTCAACCTCCTTCCAATAATCCTCCACCTTCTACCCCAATCTCAAACCCTAAACCCGACTCCGGCTCCGAATCGGAATCTGGGGCCGAATCTGATTCTGAACAAGAACCTACTCCACCTAACGCCAAAGTCAAGCCTCCTGTACCGGCCAGATCTGGAACAAAGCGTGCAAACGAAAACGGTTCCAAACCTGCTAAGAAGAAAACAACCGGCGCCGGCGGTGGTTCTGAAAACGAGGCGGATGGAGACGGTGACCTGAAAATGACAGGGGAAGACTCAAAGAAGATGAATCAGAGAGTCTTCACTGAAGGAGACGAGATTGCCATTCTGAAAGGTCTTGCTGACTTCATTTCCAAAACCGGAAAGGATCCGATGAAGGAATTGGTCGGATTTCATAGTTTTGTGAAGAAATCTATTCACGGGGATGTGACTACCGAACAGCTGAAGCGGAAGGTCCGtggtttgaagatgaagttcaaagACGGTGGTAGTTTCACTAAAGAGCATGATAAGAAAGCTTTTGAACTTTCCAAAAAGGTTTGGGGTAATACTGAAGGCAATAATAACGTAGGCAATGAAGGTGAAGAAAATGGAAAAGTGAATGAGAAAACTCCGAAGAGTACTAAGAAGGAAGCTCCGGTGAGAAACAATGGTTCTGCTAAGAAAGAAAAAGTTGTCAATGGTGCTGGAAAAGATGAGGGTGGTGTTGATAGAAGCTTGGCTTTGAGTGAAATGTGTAGATTTGGTGAAGCTCCGGGGTTATCCTTGTTGAACATGAATGCTATGGAAAGGGGAATAGGATTGTTGGAGGAGTCCATGGTTGATGAGTTTAACGAGGGATGGAGAAAGGTTCAAATTGCGGAGATGGAACTGTTTGTGGCCCGGGGGCAACTGATTACGGATCAGGCTAGGATAGCATTGGACGCGTTGAAGAAGACGCGTTGA